The nucleotide window ACGACAAAGCCAATCGAACTTCGCGAGGTTCTTTTCGAGGACCGGGTCTCGACGAGGGACTGCGTATCCTCGAAAAGGCGCAGCATGAAGCAGGGGTGGCGGTCCTGACCGATGTCCACACTGTCGAAGAAGCCCGAACTGCCGGTGAGGTCATCGATGTTCTCCAGATACCGGCTTTCCTCTGCCGCCAGACTGACTTGCTCGAAGCCGTAGCGAAGACCGGACGGTGCGTCAATGTCAAGAAAGGTCAGTTCCTCGCGCCGGATGACATGCCATATATCATCGATAAGGTAACCGGTTCCGGCGGAACCCGCCTGATGTTAACCGAACGCGGCACAACCTTCGGGTACCATCGCCTGGTAGTCGATTACACCGGATTGGTGCAGATGGCCGGCTATGGCTGGCCGGTTGTCTTTGATGCCACGCACTCAGTGCAGTCGCCGGGAGGTGCGAGCGGCCGAACAGGCGGCGACCGGCAAATGGCACCTTTTCTGGCCTATGCTGCTGCAGCGGTGGGGGTCGATGGGCTCTTTGTCGAAGTTCACGAGTCGCCCGATCAAGCGCCGTCCGACGGCCCTAATATGCTGACTCTCGATGAACTTCCCGCGATGCTGGCGAAGTTCTGCGACCTTCGACGGATTGGATCCGGCAACATCGTCTGACACCCTATCGCACTACCATTTCGGCCTGTCGTCTATTATCTTGGAGGGCGGACTTTTGGTCTGCCCTTTTCCTTTCATTGGACCGACTCCAGTAGTGAACCATCACCCCGAAGCCTAT belongs to Calditrichota bacterium and includes:
- a CDS encoding 3-deoxy-8-phosphooctulonate synthase, which codes for MSGRRSFEAAPGVVVGGAAPLLVAGPCVIEGEAMILRHAERLAEMARAAGMPFLFKSSYDKANRTSRGSFRGPGLDEGLRILEKAQHEAGVAVLTDVHTVEEARTAGEVIDVLQIPAFLCRQTDLLEAVAKTGRCVNVKKGQFLAPDDMPYIIDKVTGSGGTRLMLTERGTTFGYHRLVVDYTGLVQMAGYGWPVVFDATHSVQSPGGASGRTGGDRQMAPFLAYAAAAVGVDGLFVEVHESPDQAPSDGPNMLTLDELPAMLAKFCDLRRIGSGNIV